In Lacrimispora indolis DSM 755, a genomic segment contains:
- a CDS encoding amidohydrolase — MKTIIINVTVLTMNEHREIHDPGFVMFENDRITAVGDMKDLPEEAGLSDTKTVDGRNGILMPGMVNLHTHMGMIPFRGLGDDCKDRLRVFLLPMEQKAMDEELVYLSTRYGAGEMLLGGVTTALDMYYFEAEAAKAMDEMGMRGFAGQTVMEEGACDFADPYEALAYGEGLIKKYQSHPRISACIAPHGTNTCGGELLSEAYRLDSTLKVPFTLHTAEMDYEMDFFRKKYNMSPVQYLDRIKVLGKETLAAHCIHMTGEDLLLFKERGARVAHCIGSNTKAAKGVAPVSSMLLMGIPVGLGTDGPASGNTLDIFTQMKLCADFHKNETKDRSAFPAETIVAMATAQGAKALGLYDLTGSLEPGKQADLVLVETRSVNMFPVYNPYSALVYSANSSNVEEVYVAGECVVKEKTLVKADMGEIRKDLSQKMKKTDFGIYM, encoded by the coding sequence GTGAAAACGATAATCATAAATGTAACTGTGTTAACAATGAATGAACACCGGGAAATCCATGATCCCGGTTTTGTGATGTTTGAAAACGACCGCATCACTGCAGTGGGAGATATGAAGGATTTGCCGGAAGAGGCAGGGCTTTCTGACACAAAAACCGTGGATGGAAGGAACGGCATTCTGATGCCTGGAATGGTGAATCTCCATACCCATATGGGGATGATCCCTTTCAGGGGGCTTGGGGATGATTGTAAGGACAGGCTCCGGGTATTCCTGCTTCCCATGGAGCAAAAGGCCATGGATGAGGAGCTTGTTTATCTGTCTACCCGCTATGGGGCAGGGGAGATGCTTCTTGGAGGCGTGACCACGGCCCTTGATATGTATTACTTTGAGGCAGAAGCCGCAAAGGCCATGGATGAGATGGGGATGAGAGGATTCGCAGGACAGACGGTGATGGAAGAGGGGGCCTGTGATTTTGCCGATCCTTATGAAGCGCTGGCTTATGGAGAGGGATTGATAAAAAAATATCAATCCCATCCCCGGATATCGGCCTGCATTGCACCCCACGGGACCAATACCTGCGGGGGAGAACTGCTTTCGGAGGCTTACCGTCTTGATTCAACTTTAAAGGTTCCCTTTACCCTTCATACGGCTGAGATGGATTATGAAATGGACTTTTTCCGGAAGAAATATAATATGTCTCCGGTTCAGTATTTAGACAGAATTAAGGTATTGGGAAAAGAGACCCTGGCAGCTCACTGCATCCATATGACGGGGGAAGACCTTCTGCTTTTTAAGGAAAGAGGGGCAAGAGTGGCTCACTGCATCGGCTCCAATACAAAGGCAGCAAAGGGAGTTGCTCCCGTAAGTTCTATGCTTCTCATGGGAATTCCTGTTGGCCTTGGGACGGATGGACCTGCCAGCGGGAACACCCTGGATATTTTTACACAAATGAAGCTTTGCGCTGATTTTCATAAAAATGAGACAAAAGACCGGAGCGCATTTCCGGCGGAAACCATTGTGGCAATGGCCACGGCACAGGGAGCAAAAGCCCTTGGGCTTTATGACTTAACAGGCTCCTTAGAGCCGGGAAAACAGGCGGACCTGGTTTTGGTTGAAACACGCTCCGTCAATATGTTCCCTGTCTATAATCCCTATTCAGCCCTTGTTTACAGCGCCAATTCTTCCAATGTGGAAGAGGTGTACGTGGCAGGAGAATGTGTGGTGAAAGAAAAGACGCTTGTAAAGGCGGATATGGGGGAAATCAGGAAGGATCTTTCCCAAAAGATGAAAAAAACGGATTTTGGAATTTATATGTAA
- a CDS encoding nucleotide sugar dehydrogenase, protein MTLYDRIINKKETIAVIGLGYVGLPIAAAFSKKVKTIGFDTNSKKIEAYLRGIDVTNEVGEDIKNLDIEFTVDEKRLKEAKFLVVAVPTPIHKDKTPDLEPVSSACRIVGRNLTKGSIVVFESTVYPGVTEDICVPILEEVSGLTCGKDFKVGYSPERINPGDKVHVLSNIVKIVSGIDEETLEEIARIYELIIEAGVYRAGSIKVAEAAKLVENAQRDINIAFMNELAVVFDKMEISTKEVLEAMNTKWNALGFTPGLVGGHCIGIDPYYFIYQAESLGYHSQIILSGRKINDSMGEYIADMTVKQLIKANKLVRNASVYIFGFTFKENCPDIRNSKVLDIVERLKSYEISVKVVDPYLGEQEEKDYGIHVVKMEEVKGADGVVFAVSHKEFLEINSEQLGSLFGDFPDSGKVVIDVKSIFNGKQLRESGYYYWSL, encoded by the coding sequence ATGACGCTATACGATAGAATCATCAATAAGAAAGAAACCATAGCAGTCATTGGGCTGGGGTATGTGGGACTTCCTATTGCTGCAGCATTTTCCAAAAAGGTTAAAACCATTGGCTTTGATACCAACTCAAAAAAGATAGAGGCCTATTTGCGGGGAATCGATGTCACAAATGAAGTAGGGGAAGACATTAAGAATCTGGATATAGAATTTACAGTAGATGAGAAAAGGCTTAAGGAAGCTAAATTTCTTGTGGTGGCAGTTCCCACTCCCATCCATAAGGATAAAACGCCTGATTTAGAACCTGTATCAAGCGCTTGCCGGATTGTCGGGAGAAATTTAACAAAGGGAAGCATTGTAGTATTTGAATCCACTGTTTATCCAGGAGTTACAGAGGATATTTGTGTTCCCATACTGGAAGAGGTGTCAGGGCTGACCTGCGGCAAGGATTTTAAGGTTGGATACTCTCCGGAACGGATTAACCCTGGGGATAAAGTGCATGTTTTAAGTAATATTGTTAAAATTGTATCAGGGATAGATGAAGAAACCCTGGAAGAGATTGCCCGGATCTACGAACTGATCATTGAAGCGGGTGTTTACCGTGCGGGAAGCATAAAGGTTGCGGAAGCTGCCAAATTAGTGGAGAATGCACAGAGAGATATCAATATTGCTTTTATGAATGAATTGGCCGTTGTTTTTGATAAAATGGAGATCAGCACCAAGGAAGTGCTGGAGGCCATGAACACGAAGTGGAATGCTTTGGGATTTACGCCGGGATTGGTTGGCGGTCACTGCATCGGGATAGACCCTTATTATTTTATTTATCAGGCTGAGAGTCTTGGATATCATTCTCAGATCATTTTGTCCGGAAGAAAGATCAACGACAGCATGGGAGAATATATAGCGGATATGACCGTAAAACAGCTGATCAAAGCCAATAAGCTGGTAAGGAATGCTTCTGTATATATCTTTGGTTTTACCTTTAAGGAAAACTGCCCGGATATCAGGAATTCGAAAGTTCTGGATATTGTGGAAAGGTTGAAATCCTATGAGATCTCAGTAAAAGTGGTGGATCCTTATCTTGGGGAGCAGGAAGAAAAAGATTATGGGATACATGTTGTAAAGATGGAGGAAGTAAAGGGAGCAGATGGGGTTGTATTTGCTGTTTCTCATAAGGAGTTTTTAGAAATCAATTCAGAACAATTAGGAAGTCTGTTTGGGGATTTTCCTGATTCGGGAAAAGTTGTCATTGATGTGAAAAGCATTTTTAATGGAAAACAGCTGCGAGAATCAGGTTATTATTATTGGAGTCTTTAG
- a CDS encoding polysaccharide deacetylase family protein, with protein sequence MNVDDVQFKMTERKKEILEKSWAKDFAERLFPIIDERIFSPLYGRKASGPNESVKVMVGALVLKELLGMADAELLESAMLDLRFSYALHAADIEEYLLNEKELSSFRLRCHTHEIMTGKDLIRECVMELSQEMENLTKKYSRMIPLDAPMVASNIKNLSRLEFLYTCVSNLVAWIRRHGGEVLLAGFERYFDCADYNEFIYHTHSEDINVRMQEVLSDAEKLSILCDSGDYDMVSEYQLLIRVLLEEAVQGEEAPVSPKTREHGGIPEVIKEDKVSAITKELMEILSVEEEALVPPVDSIKTPRKISGLGRYGGYLKITALLLSFTSVVAIAGAKLKPMEAGSFSTGQALYDASQDIKGALDQLKNEDQEARIATDVDTMKKVVAINFLGTSDSKTNDKALKLLSENGQKATFMISGITAAEDTDFILKIKEKGNEIGSSGLKGEKELEKLPQEKLIENLAKANHILHQITGERPKVLQGTLPNSSKEFLEAASACGYEYVVESRKFLNYQSFSSYEQALDYVKGLKWGSIVTIKMSGILNEAEYGKKVEEISTQEDGDHSFNESEEREKDNKSEKERLIQVIDWFTKALKETGYQTAFAQEIPQYQDEDFAMDFSQLREKNGGKLSEIYSMGGRDGDVGLTFRGIGSQENLEKILLLLKENNRKATFFITGKELEECEDRVKEIIAQGHEIGNGGLTGKDLSDMDFSSICFEIYKTDKLLKEKYGVDTKLFMPVYAKYNDLVREAASALSYDLVTYSKNPMTEGRSAEEIKTYFKKGISKGEIVHLRLDVSDDVEEAAEYVLAYLDKKNYRVSFLQEMIDKTQYTSNTPAPAPSGEAAVSIDFDKIRRDNQGRQAESVYTVHSTSQELSFTFSGISRTEVLYDVLDKMDQIQGKGTFFVTGEEIDQNKEEIRQILGRGHEIGLCLTGRSGNDFKSVYQSLTGMQEKLNKEFGVQPVLARYPYDAEITGEMSEAIASAGCTLVWQDLSMANSKAGPDGTLETVLANSFNAGNISARRGYIVYFRMDYYKDKDLIGNLLLDVYKNRVLTNSYEDGIENNGSQYRIVSAGQLRNSPGLYQYPVKEADYTAGVGDIAPGHLAWFSEGEKFGIMKERYVGNPDYSDENVLPGFSQGELKLIDITGRFTNEKVLFLTIDDWGSDKPVNQILYVLRKYGVKASFHIRTNRIEENPNLLRAIAAEGHDIGTHTDGHLPYAVYDEIKSRREKRPFYNSLTSQVEAERMADLALSYRKLCSVVGDMAADGRPALTKIFRPPTLAMSKNGMESIFDMGFEYIVSGDFSSHDYEAKTSRELADELLKGIRKGDGSRYPLQNGSVMVLHMSDDSNEPSSDPDITAKALDLVIPELINQGYRFDKISNYLTKPLEKRATPAEAAVGETRKATASELNRDEKQDESSPQ encoded by the coding sequence ATGAATGTTGATGATGTTCAGTTCAAGATGACAGAACGCAAAAAGGAAATATTGGAAAAGTCATGGGCCAAGGATTTTGCGGAGCGCTTGTTTCCCATCATTGATGAACGTATATTCTCACCACTTTACGGCAGAAAGGCATCCGGCCCAAATGAATCTGTAAAAGTTATGGTTGGTGCTTTGGTTTTGAAAGAACTCCTTGGAATGGCGGATGCGGAACTGCTTGAGTCTGCCATGCTTGATCTTCGCTTTTCCTATGCTCTTCATGCAGCAGATATTGAGGAATATCTGCTGAACGAAAAGGAATTGTCCAGTTTCCGTTTACGCTGTCACACCCATGAAATTATGACTGGGAAAGACTTGATCAGGGAATGCGTCATGGAACTTTCTCAGGAAATGGAAAACCTGACAAAAAAGTATTCCCGCATGATTCCTTTGGATGCACCGATGGTCGCTTCCAATATAAAAAATCTCAGCAGGCTGGAATTTCTTTATACTTGTGTTTCAAATCTTGTAGCATGGATCCGCAGACATGGAGGAGAAGTGCTCCTTGCCGGTTTTGAGCGTTATTTTGATTGTGCCGATTATAATGAATTTATTTACCATACTCATAGTGAAGATATTAACGTGAGAATGCAGGAAGTGCTCTCAGATGCAGAGAAATTGTCCATTCTCTGCGACAGCGGCGATTACGATATGGTGAGTGAATATCAATTGCTGATTCGTGTTCTTCTGGAAGAAGCCGTTCAGGGTGAAGAAGCACCTGTTTCTCCAAAAACAAGGGAACATGGTGGAATTCCAGAGGTGATCAAAGAGGATAAGGTCAGTGCCATAACAAAAGAATTAATGGAGATTTTATCTGTCGAAGAAGAAGCACTGGTTCCACCAGTGGACTCTATAAAAACACCCAGGAAGATAAGCGGTTTGGGCCGGTATGGAGGATATTTGAAAATAACCGCGCTTTTGCTCTCTTTTACTTCTGTCGTAGCCATTGCCGGGGCAAAGTTAAAGCCAATGGAGGCAGGCAGCTTTTCTACAGGACAGGCTTTATATGACGCTTCCCAGGATATAAAAGGTGCTTTGGACCAATTGAAGAATGAAGATCAGGAAGCCAGAATAGCGACGGATGTGGATACCATGAAAAAGGTGGTTGCCATTAACTTTTTAGGTACAAGCGATAGTAAAACCAATGATAAAGCTTTAAAATTGCTGTCTGAAAACGGTCAGAAGGCCACTTTTATGATATCAGGAATAACGGCTGCCGAGGATACGGACTTTATCCTTAAAATAAAAGAAAAAGGGAACGAAATCGGCAGCAGCGGATTAAAAGGAGAGAAAGAACTGGAAAAACTGCCCCAGGAGAAACTAATTGAAAACCTTGCAAAAGCAAACCACATCCTGCACCAGATTACGGGAGAGAGACCAAAGGTCCTGCAGGGGACCCTTCCTAATAGCTCAAAGGAGTTTTTAGAGGCGGCCTCTGCCTGTGGATATGAATATGTGGTTGAGAGCAGGAAATTTCTTAATTATCAGAGTTTTTCCAGCTATGAGCAGGCTTTGGATTACGTGAAGGGCCTAAAGTGGGGGAGCATAGTTACCATTAAGATGTCAGGGATTCTCAATGAGGCGGAGTACGGTAAGAAAGTGGAGGAAATCTCCACACAGGAAGACGGGGATCATTCTTTCAACGAGAGTGAAGAAAGAGAGAAAGACAATAAATCAGAGAAAGAACGCCTGATTCAGGTGATAGACTGGTTTACAAAGGCTTTGAAAGAAACCGGGTATCAAACTGCGTTTGCACAGGAGATTCCCCAATATCAGGATGAGGACTTTGCCATGGATTTTTCTCAGTTAAGGGAGAAAAACGGGGGGAAGCTTTCTGAGATTTATTCCATGGGCGGCCGGGACGGCGATGTAGGCCTTACTTTCAGGGGAATAGGCAGCCAGGAAAATTTAGAAAAGATTTTGCTGCTTTTAAAAGAAAACAATAGAAAGGCTACGTTCTTTATTACAGGAAAGGAACTGGAAGAATGTGAAGACAGGGTAAAAGAAATCATTGCCCAGGGCCATGAGATTGGAAACGGAGGTCTGACCGGAAAAGATTTATCTGATATGGATTTTTCCAGTATATGTTTTGAAATATACAAAACTGACAAGCTGTTAAAGGAGAAATACGGGGTTGATACAAAGCTCTTTATGCCTGTTTACGCAAAGTATAACGATTTGGTGCGGGAAGCCGCCTCAGCCCTTTCTTATGATCTGGTTACTTATTCCAAAAACCCAATGACAGAAGGAAGATCGGCAGAGGAGATAAAAACATATTTCAAGAAAGGAATCAGTAAGGGGGAAATTGTCCACTTAAGGCTGGATGTCAGTGATGATGTGGAGGAAGCAGCAGAATACGTGCTGGCATATCTGGACAAAAAGAATTACAGGGTTTCTTTTCTGCAGGAAATGATAGATAAAACACAATATACATCCAATACTCCTGCACCGGCACCTTCCGGGGAAGCAGCCGTCTCCATTGATTTTGATAAGATCCGGCGGGACAATCAGGGCAGACAGGCGGAATCTGTCTATACTGTACATAGCACCAGCCAGGAGCTTTCTTTTACTTTTTCCGGGATCAGCCGGACAGAGGTTCTGTATGATGTCCTTGACAAGATGGACCAGATTCAGGGAAAAGGTACATTTTTTGTGACCGGTGAGGAGATTGATCAAAATAAGGAAGAGATCAGACAGATATTGGGCCGGGGGCACGAAATCGGACTCTGCCTTACGGGAAGAAGCGGAAATGACTTTAAGTCTGTATACCAGAGTCTTACTGGAATGCAGGAAAAATTGAACAAGGAATTTGGAGTACAGCCTGTTTTAGCCAGATATCCTTATGACGCAGAGATTACCGGTGAGATGTCAGAAGCGATTGCAAGTGCAGGCTGCACTCTGGTATGGCAGGATCTTTCTATGGCAAATTCCAAAGCAGGACCAGATGGGACCTTGGAAACTGTCTTGGCAAATTCCTTTAATGCCGGGAATATATCTGCAAGAAGAGGATATATAGTATATTTTCGGATGGATTATTACAAAGACAAAGATCTCATTGGGAATCTGCTTTTGGATGTTTATAAGAACCGTGTTCTGACCAACTCCTATGAAGATGGAATAGAAAACAACGGATCCCAGTACCGCATTGTCAGTGCAGGGCAATTAAGGAACAGCCCTGGGCTTTATCAGTACCCTGTAAAAGAAGCTGATTATACGGCCGGGGTGGGGGATATTGCTCCGGGGCATTTGGCCTGGTTCTCGGAAGGGGAAAAGTTTGGGATCATGAAGGAGCGGTATGTGGGAAATCCTGATTACAGCGACGAGAACGTACTTCCCGGATTTTCCCAGGGGGAACTGAAGCTGATTGATATAACCGGAAGGTTTACAAACGAAAAGGTGCTGTTTTTGACCATTGATGACTGGGGGTCTGATAAGCCGGTCAACCAGATTTTATATGTGCTGAGAAAATATGGGGTCAAGGCAAGCTTCCACATAAGGACCAACCGTATAGAGGAAAACCCCAATCTCTTAAGGGCCATTGCTGCAGAAGGCCACGATATCGGAACCCATACAGATGGCCATCTTCCTTATGCTGTTTACGATGAGATCAAATCCAGGCGGGAAAAGAGGCCGTTTTATAACTCTTTAACCAGCCAGGTTGAGGCAGAAAGGATGGCGGATTTAGCCCTGTCCTATAGAAAGCTTTGCTCCGTTGTGGGAGACATGGCAGCAGACGGCAGGCCTGCACTGACAAAAATATTCCGGCCGCCGACCCTGGCTATGAGTAAAAACGGCATGGAATCTATATTTGATATGGGATTCGAATACATAGTAAGCGGCGACTTCAGCAGTCATGATTATGAAGCGAAGACGTCCAGAGAGCTGGCCGATGAGCTGTTAAAGGGAATACGGAAAGGTGACGGATCCAGATACCCTCTGCAAAATGGAAGTGTAATGGTTCTGCATATGTCTGATGATTCCAATGAGCCTTCCTCTGATCCGGATATTACAGCCAAGGCGTTGGACCTTGTTATCCCTGAATTGATAAATCAGGGTTACCGGTTTGACAAAATAAGTAATTATTTAACGAAACCATTGGAGAAAAGGGCTACACCTGCTGAGGCCGCTGTAGGAGAAACCAGGAAAGCAACTGCCAGTGAATTGAATAGGGATGAAAAACAAGATGAATCTTCGCCGCAATAA
- a CDS encoding glycosyltransferase family 2 protein, translating to MNLRRNKKGKGQISEDVLLKLKEDRRLLSNVPDKTNVRTNADRRGKTYDSSNINEYIAQKQSGLRYKVDYDVEVICVSGKKKKSMVCKGVDISMTGILLNISSEETLEVLKKADKILLKFEILPGTLPEGLEMKVKIQASIARTQLMEDSSYHCGFLFCIPLSLYSAKKKGRYMLMISSMLLFFISIFVILMRAESVIYFRFNKILYLYSIMAAVFLLSRYLFGALYREVPLDVDFTPGVTVLIPCFNEEEWIQRTILSCINQDYPVDKLEVIIIDDCSSDKSVEKIDEIVQKLYREGEQFETRSRLKYIVLKKNSGKREALAAGALEAKHELLVFVDSDSFLDPFAIRNLVQPFKDPKMGGVSGRTDVANTYTNGLTKMQSVRYYIAFRILKAAEAYFDVVTCLSGPLACYKKQIVMDNMERWLNQSFLGQKATFGDDRAMTNFVLRHHRTSYQDSAVCQTIVPNKYPVFLKQQMRWKRSWLRESLIAGSFMFKKEPFAAVLFYIGLLVPVLAPVVVLYNLVYVPVTRHVFPTTFLVGLLLMAFLMSMAQMLLRRSTTWIFGLVFCLYYEAVLLWQMPVAWVTFWKSTWGTRMTQRDVDEERRKDEKKRGTKRKKAERRPAD from the coding sequence ATGAATCTTCGCCGCAATAAAAAAGGAAAAGGACAGATTTCAGAGGATGTTCTTCTGAAGTTAAAAGAGGACAGAAGGCTGCTGTCCAATGTTCCGGATAAGACCAATGTCAGGACCAATGCAGACAGGAGGGGAAAAACTTACGACAGCAGCAATATTAATGAGTATATTGCACAGAAACAGTCAGGATTAAGGTACAAGGTTGATTATGATGTGGAAGTGATCTGCGTTTCCGGGAAAAAGAAGAAAAGCATGGTGTGCAAAGGCGTGGACATTTCCATGACAGGGATTTTATTGAATATATCTTCTGAGGAAACTCTGGAGGTATTGAAGAAAGCGGATAAAATCCTGCTGAAATTTGAAATCCTCCCAGGAACCTTGCCGGAAGGACTGGAAATGAAGGTTAAAATCCAGGCTTCCATTGCCAGGACCCAGCTGATGGAGGATTCCTCTTACCACTGTGGATTTCTCTTTTGCATTCCCCTGTCCCTTTATTCCGCAAAGAAAAAGGGCAGGTATATGCTGATGATATCCAGCATGCTGTTGTTTTTTATCAGTATTTTTGTGATCCTGATGCGTGCGGAAAGCGTAATTTATTTCAGATTTAATAAAATACTGTATTTGTACAGCATTATGGCTGCTGTATTTTTACTCAGCCGTTATCTGTTTGGGGCATTGTACAGGGAGGTGCCCCTTGATGTTGATTTTACGCCGGGAGTGACGGTGCTGATTCCCTGTTTTAATGAGGAGGAGTGGATTCAAAGAACCATTCTTAGTTGTATCAACCAGGATTATCCTGTGGATAAGCTGGAAGTTATTATCATTGATGACTGCTCCAGCGATAAGTCTGTGGAAAAAATAGATGAGATCGTCCAAAAGCTCTACCGGGAGGGGGAGCAGTTTGAAACCAGATCCAGGCTGAAATATATTGTATTAAAGAAAAACTCAGGGAAAAGGGAAGCCCTGGCAGCAGGTGCTCTGGAGGCAAAACATGAGCTTTTGGTGTTTGTGGATTCAGACAGTTTCTTAGATCCTTTTGCCATCAGGAACCTGGTACAGCCGTTTAAGGATCCTAAAATGGGAGGGGTGTCCGGCAGGACGGATGTAGCAAATACCTATACCAATGGCCTGACAAAGATGCAGTCTGTCAGATATTATATCGCCTTTCGGATTTTGAAAGCGGCGGAAGCTTATTTTGACGTAGTTACCTGCTTGTCGGGCCCTTTGGCCTGCTATAAAAAGCAGATTGTCATGGACAATATGGAACGATGGCTGAATCAAAGCTTTTTAGGCCAGAAAGCAACCTTTGGAGATGACCGGGCTATGACCAACTTTGTTTTAAGACACCACAGGACTTCTTATCAGGACAGTGCAGTCTGCCAGACCATAGTGCCGAACAAATACCCGGTCTTTTTAAAACAGCAGATGAGATGGAAACGCTCGTGGCTGAGGGAATCATTAATTGCAGGAAGCTTTATGTTTAAAAAGGAACCATTCGCCGCCGTACTCTTTTACATAGGCCTGCTTGTGCCTGTTTTGGCACCTGTTGTTGTTTTGTATAATCTGGTTTATGTTCCGGTCACCCGCCATGTATTTCCTACCACATTTCTGGTAGGTCTTCTGCTGATGGCGTTTCTCATGAGTATGGCCCAGATGCTGCTGCGCAGGAGCACTACCTGGATTTTTGGCCTGGTCTTCTGTCTGTACTATGAAGCTGTTTTACTTTGGCAGATGCCGGTGGCCTGGGTTACTTTCTGGAAATCCACATGGGGTACCAGAATGACTCAAAGGGATGTAGATGAGGAGCGCAGGAAAGATGAAAAGAAGAGGGGAACGAAACGGAAAAAAGCAGAGCGAAGGCCGGCGGATTGA
- a CDS encoding glycoside hydrolase produces the protein MKVLRLSKDQRKAVRSVIQAIILAALLVLLFRAFFVVEKYIPFQEGDGLKQGDPGFIALSYFGVDRAGTSSLISTQRLEEHMNALKRNGYVTISQKDMMEYYEKDIPLPENSLFLMFEDGRRDTAVYSAKILEKYNYLATILSYGQKLEGKDDAFLMPEDLKKLKKSSFWEWGTNGYRLSYINVFDRYDHYLGELNLQEFNYMSQYLGRNYNQYLMDYIRDEEAIPKETPEQMKERISKDYQLMKNLYTKELGELPDLYVLMHANTGRFGNHEKVSEVNEKWIKELFSMNFNREGDSKNNRETNPYDLTRLQPQAYWYPNHLLMRIKADTGKDMIFEEGDEKRKADWEILKGAVEFRDSQIILTSEPEGNGLLRLEGSRTFRDLSLSADFTGNILGIQRIWLRTGDAPEKAVIVEVKNNVLSVYDNGSSICEINLAEFDGKVFKTVREDELEALKGADTLYKKNSQLSYPIEKVEEEIRQKEESDLPDRDYVPDYQINETGSRKLDIVLKGSHLSVNIDGRNAVSDLSVSNVEAGALCLESAFENFGYSQRNIADDVYDGVFENLVIRDSSGNILYDNRLKEGERAFYEIRETWNRVINWFIKAL, from the coding sequence ATGAAGGTGCTTAGATTATCAAAGGATCAGAGAAAAGCAGTGCGGAGTGTCATACAGGCCATCATTCTGGCCGCTCTTCTTGTACTTTTATTCCGTGCTTTTTTCGTAGTTGAAAAGTATATTCCTTTTCAGGAGGGAGATGGTTTAAAACAGGGAGATCCGGGTTTCATTGCGTTGTCTTATTTTGGAGTGGATCGGGCCGGAACTTCGTCTTTAATCAGCACTCAAAGACTGGAAGAACATATGAATGCCTTAAAGCGGAACGGATATGTGACGATATCGCAGAAAGACATGATGGAATACTATGAAAAAGATATTCCTTTGCCTGAAAATTCCCTGTTCCTGATGTTTGAAGACGGAAGGCGGGATACGGCTGTCTATTCTGCTAAAATATTGGAGAAGTACAATTACCTTGCTACAATATTGAGCTACGGTCAGAAATTAGAAGGCAAGGATGACGCCTTTTTAATGCCTGAGGATTTAAAAAAACTAAAAAAATCCAGCTTCTGGGAATGGGGAACCAATGGCTACCGCCTGTCTTATATCAACGTATTTGACAGGTATGATCACTATCTGGGAGAATTGAACCTACAGGAGTTCAATTATATGAGTCAGTATCTGGGAAGAAATTACAATCAGTATTTAATGGATTATATCCGTGATGAGGAAGCCATTCCAAAGGAGACCCCGGAACAGATGAAGGAACGGATCAGTAAGGATTATCAGTTGATGAAGAATTTGTATACAAAGGAATTGGGAGAGCTTCCGGATCTTTATGTTCTGATGCATGCCAATACAGGAAGGTTTGGAAATCATGAGAAAGTCAGCGAGGTAAATGAAAAATGGATCAAAGAGCTGTTTTCCATGAATTTTAACAGAGAGGGAGATTCTAAAAATAACAGAGAGACCAACCCCTATGATTTGACCAGGCTGCAGCCTCAGGCTTACTGGTATCCGAATCATCTGTTAATGAGAATTAAGGCTGACACAGGCAAGGATATGATTTTTGAAGAGGGGGATGAAAAAAGAAAAGCTGATTGGGAGATTCTTAAGGGAGCCGTGGAATTTAGAGACAGTCAGATCATTTTGACTTCTGAGCCGGAAGGAAATGGCCTTTTGCGTCTGGAAGGAAGCAGGACCTTCCGGGATCTTTCCCTTTCCGCTGATTTCACAGGAAACATATTGGGAATACAGAGGATCTGGCTGAGAACAGGAGATGCTCCGGAAAAGGCTGTAATCGTTGAAGTGAAGAATAATGTGCTGTCTGTGTACGACAATGGTTCAAGTATCTGTGAAATAAATCTGGCAGAATTTGATGGAAAGGTATTTAAAACAGTCAGGGAAGATGAACTGGAAGCTTTAAAGGGAGCGGATACCTTGTACAAAAAGAACAGCCAGCTAAGCTATCCTATAGAAAAGGTAGAGGAGGAAATAAGGCAGAAGGAGGAATCTGATTTGCCGGACAGGGATTATGTTCCGGATTACCAAATCAATGAGACAGGGAGCCGGAAGCTTGATATCGTTTTAAAGGGCAGCCATCTTTCCGTTAATATTGATGGAAGAAATGCGGTATCAGATCTGTCTGTATCCAATGTGGAGGCAGGTGCCCTTTGCCTGGAGTCGGCATTTGAAAACTTTGGCTACAGCCAGAGAAACATTGCAGATGATGTTTACGATGGTGTTTTTGAGAACCTTGTGATCAGGGACAGCAGCGGGAATATTCTTTATGATAATCGATTGAAAGAGGGGGAACGGGCATTTTATGAAATTAGGGAAACCTGGAACCGGGTTATCAACTGGTTTATCAAAGCATTGTAA